One region of Paenibacillus polymyxa M1 genomic DNA includes:
- a CDS encoding FUSC family protein gives MALAFGARVLKTGIAVTLALFLSTLLNTHSPVGAAIAAIFAMQPSIYRSWRYFLDQLQTSTLGAVMALLGGMVFSNEPIAVGLVCVLVLMICLKINMADTVGLTLVTVVSVMEASGDWKFAVTRFALTLIGIVSAFVINITVFPPKPKRQFINQIQNVFNSMSLLLRTAISDEIKESVFREEKGNLQGAIKSLSDKYHLFEEEQKKLKRTKFSQTRQMVVYKQMLESLHKGYEVLDAVERHYFQSLRPKGTDAFFDDHLERLIRFHEHALLKFENKLKPNEDESELFQQANGDFMKHAITRFDHCEEGMLRLSIVAATMYDYGHQLERLSRLADHIHPVEESR, from the coding sequence ATGGCTTTGGCTTTTGGAGCACGGGTGTTAAAAACGGGAATCGCAGTGACGCTCGCCCTTTTTCTGAGCACGCTTTTGAACACCCATTCGCCTGTGGGGGCAGCGATAGCCGCTATTTTTGCCATGCAACCGTCGATATATAGGTCGTGGCGTTATTTTCTGGATCAACTCCAAACAAGCACATTAGGTGCAGTCATGGCGTTGCTGGGCGGAATGGTATTTTCGAATGAGCCGATTGCGGTCGGACTGGTATGTGTATTGGTACTTATGATATGTCTGAAAATAAACATGGCTGATACGGTTGGATTGACACTCGTGACCGTTGTTTCTGTCATGGAAGCTTCAGGGGACTGGAAATTTGCAGTAACCCGCTTTGCGCTGACTCTGATCGGGATTGTGTCTGCTTTTGTCATCAACATTACTGTTTTTCCTCCCAAACCGAAAAGGCAGTTTATCAATCAGATTCAAAATGTATTTAACAGCATGTCCTTGCTGCTGCGAACCGCCATTTCAGATGAGATTAAGGAGTCTGTCTTTAGAGAGGAAAAGGGAAATTTGCAGGGAGCTATTAAATCACTCTCGGACAAATATCATTTGTTCGAAGAGGAGCAGAAAAAGCTCAAGCGCACCAAGTTTAGTCAGACGAGACAAATGGTCGTATACAAACAAATGCTCGAAAGTTTGCACAAAGGATACGAGGTCTTGGATGCGGTGGAAAGGCACTACTTCCAGTCTTTACGTCCAAAGGGAACAGATGCGTTTTTTGACGATCATCTGGAGCGGCTGATTCGTTTCCACGAGCACGCTCTGCTGAAATTCGAAAATAAACTGAAACCAAATGAGGATGAAAGTGAATTGTTTCAGCAGGCCAACGGCGATTTTATGAAGCATGCCATTACACGTTTTGACCATTGTGAGGAGGGAATGCTGCGGCTTTCCATCGTAGCTGCGACGATGTACGACTATGGTCATCAGCTGGAGCGATTAAGCAGACTGGCCGACCATATTCATCCTGTGGAAGAGAGTCGATAG
- a CDS encoding YwbE family protein yields the protein MNGQNRSDIRAGLQVDIVLKKDQPTGKLTRGTVKDILTNSPRHPHGIKVRLVDGQVGRVKHIVMNEG from the coding sequence ATGAATGGACAGAACCGATCTGATATCCGCGCTGGTCTTCAGGTGGATATTGTGCTTAAAAAGGATCAGCCCACGGGTAAGCTAACGCGAGGAACGGTGAAGGATATATTGACCAATTCCCCACGTCATCCGCATGGAATTAAAGTGCGTTTGGTAGACGGACAGGTTGGACGTGTCAAACATATTGTAATGAATGAAGGATAA
- a CDS encoding DUF2238 domain-containing protein codes for MNQATAWSKNDRYPLILLVLLVLALIWSLVRPADYFTWVLEVLPAVLGAILLAALYRRFRFTNLVYTLIWLHALILIVGGHYTYAEMPLFNWIRDTFGLERNYYDRLGHFAQGFVPALIVREVLLRKTALGSGSWLTFLTVSVCLAISAVYELIEFAVAKATGTAAEAFLGTQGDVWDTQWDMLLAFIGALTAVILLSGVHNKLLKQLKV; via the coding sequence ATGAATCAGGCAACGGCATGGTCTAAAAATGATCGTTATCCGCTTATTTTACTTGTACTGCTGGTGCTTGCTCTCATTTGGTCCTTGGTTCGTCCGGCGGATTATTTTACATGGGTACTGGAAGTTCTCCCAGCTGTTTTAGGAGCTATACTGCTGGCGGCTCTTTACCGTCGATTTCGGTTTACCAATCTGGTATACACCCTAATCTGGCTACATGCACTCATCCTGATTGTCGGGGGGCACTATACCTATGCCGAAATGCCTCTGTTCAACTGGATTCGGGATACGTTTGGGCTGGAGCGCAATTATTATGATCGACTTGGGCATTTTGCGCAAGGTTTTGTGCCTGCACTCATTGTCAGGGAAGTGCTGCTGCGTAAGACGGCTTTGGGAAGCGGGAGCTGGCTCACTTTTCTAACGGTTAGTGTGTGTCTTGCGATCAGTGCTGTGTACGAACTGATTGAGTTTGCCGTAGCCAAGGCAACCGGTACGGCGGCAGAAGCCTTTTTGGGGACACAGGGAGATGTATGGGATACTCAATGGGATATGCTCCTTGCGTTCATCGGTGCCCTGACAGCGGTGATTTTGTTAAGCGGGGTACATAACAAGCTGCTCAAACAGCTAAAGGTATAG
- a CDS encoding glycosyltransferase family 4 protein, with amino-acid sequence MLRVALFTDTYTPDVNGAALTLERWIGYLETHGVSTLVFAPEADHHLSSGPGVERFRSIPFLLYRECRLAIPNAKQINERLSAFSPHLIHVATPFNLGLYGTSYAAKHHIPLVASYHTHFDKYLEYYKLRWLEPALWKYMLWFHRHCERVYVPSRSTMELLRNKGMGQLEIWGRGIDTDRFQPTVNREAIWEKWGVRADAFVILYVGRLAPEKGIDTLLDSYLQLPDDVRAASVLVIAGDGPLFKFKTAADIGMPEHAVHWLGFVKGPELAELYAAADVFLFPSTTETFGNVVLEAMASGTPVIGANEGGVKDNVIHRKTGLLCPAGDAAAFAKAVHLLYEDVPLRDFLSRTGRAYSLEQTWDRIFERLLDSYMDAATLHLDSRPVTRI; translated from the coding sequence ATGCTTCGAGTCGCATTATTTACAGACACGTATACGCCTGATGTCAATGGCGCTGCTCTGACACTGGAACGATGGATTGGCTATTTGGAGACACACGGGGTATCTACTCTTGTCTTCGCACCGGAGGCAGACCATCATCTGTCCTCGGGGCCGGGCGTGGAGCGTTTTCGAAGTATTCCCTTTTTATTGTACCGGGAATGTAGACTAGCGATCCCTAACGCCAAACAAATCAACGAGCGCCTGTCAGCCTTTTCCCCGCATCTAATTCATGTCGCTACTCCGTTTAACCTTGGCCTGTATGGAACAAGCTACGCTGCCAAACACCATATTCCACTTGTCGCCTCCTATCACACCCACTTTGATAAATACCTCGAATATTACAAGCTTCGCTGGCTTGAACCTGCGTTATGGAAATACATGCTCTGGTTTCACAGACATTGTGAAAGGGTATATGTCCCCTCTCGGTCAACCATGGAATTGTTACGCAATAAAGGAATGGGACAGCTCGAAATCTGGGGTAGAGGAATTGATACTGACCGCTTCCAGCCCACAGTGAATCGCGAAGCGATATGGGAAAAATGGGGCGTTCGTGCAGACGCATTTGTGATTTTGTATGTGGGCAGACTAGCACCGGAAAAGGGGATAGACACGTTACTGGATTCCTATCTCCAGTTACCCGACGACGTCCGCGCAGCCTCAGTGCTGGTCATTGCAGGAGATGGCCCATTGTTTAAGTTCAAAACTGCAGCAGATATCGGAATGCCAGAGCACGCAGTTCACTGGCTTGGTTTTGTAAAAGGACCGGAATTAGCTGAACTGTACGCTGCAGCCGATGTATTCCTCTTTCCCTCCACTACGGAAACCTTCGGTAACGTCGTTTTGGAAGCTATGGCCTCCGGCACACCCGTGATCGGCGCCAATGAAGGCGGGGTCAAAGATAATGTAATCCATAGGAAAACGGGGTTACTGTGTCCAGCTGGAGATGCCGCTGCCTTTGCCAAAGCTGTACACCTGTTGTACGAGGATGTCCCACTTCGAGACTTTTTGTCCAGAACCGGTAGAGCATACAGTCTGGAGCAGACGTGGGACCGTATTTTTGAGCGGCTGCTGGACAGCTACATGGATGCAGCGACCCTGCATCTCGACAGCCGCCCTGTGACGCGAATATAG
- a CDS encoding DUF1361 domain-containing protein encodes MYDRLRSLNYPVKLYIFIALALCSVISTLWIINVRLPSGGRPYLFIWWNMMLAWIPMLLTLLLDVIHCSWRRGTRTFLLWVIGAGWLFFYPNTPYLITDLLHVFARYPFLGEQRFWGNPYFWNHALGMLLVAVLGLTMGVVSLESVRQLVQRARGGLVSWLFMLAVLLLSSLGIYIGRFFRGNSWDIVSAPSQLYTQVFSIWADSLQRTHFVEFSGMVFVILLVSYISMMCVAWMGNSRRDEWHRW; translated from the coding sequence ATGTATGACCGTTTAAGATCGTTAAATTATCCAGTTAAACTTTATATTTTTATTGCACTGGCCTTATGCTCCGTAATTAGTACATTGTGGATCATTAACGTGCGACTGCCCTCAGGGGGCCGCCCTTATCTTTTTATTTGGTGGAATATGATGCTGGCCTGGATTCCTATGCTGTTGACGCTTTTGCTAGATGTCATTCATTGCTCGTGGAGAAGGGGAACAAGGACATTTTTGCTCTGGGTCATAGGGGCTGGATGGCTTTTCTTTTATCCCAATACGCCTTATTTGATCACAGATTTGCTGCATGTATTTGCCAGGTATCCATTTCTCGGGGAGCAGCGTTTTTGGGGCAATCCGTACTTTTGGAATCATGCATTAGGGATGCTGCTGGTAGCTGTGCTTGGTCTCACCATGGGAGTTGTATCACTTGAATCTGTACGACAGTTGGTGCAACGTGCACGGGGCGGGCTTGTCAGCTGGTTGTTTATGCTGGCGGTACTCCTGCTAAGTAGCCTAGGTATTTATATTGGCCGTTTCTTTCGAGGAAACTCATGGGATATTGTATCTGCACCGTCCCAGTTGTACACACAAGTATTCTCCATATGGGCGGATTCCTTGCAACGCACTCATTTTGTGGAGTTTAGCGGGATGGTCTTCGTTATTTTGCTCGTTAGCTATATATCCATGATGTGTGTGGCCTGGATGGGGAATAGCCGCCGGGACGAATGGCATCGCTGGTGA